CGATCGGATTAAGCTGTCTAATAATGCTGAAAAGGTAACGACACCAGGTAAGAAAAAAGTATACCGCATTATTAATACGAAAACGAACAAATCAGAAGGGGACTATATTACGTTAGATCATGAAGACCCGAATGAAGAAAACGTTTTAAAAATGTTTCATCCGATTCACACATACAAAATGAAGCGGATTAAAAACTTTAAGGCCGTTGATTTACACCATGACATTTTTAAAGACGGTCAGCTCGTGTATGATTGTCCGACAGAAATGGAAGCGAAAGCCTATTTGAAAAACAACTTGGAATATTTATGGGAAGAAAACAAGCGTTACTTGAATCCTGAAGAGTACCCTGTCGATTTAAGTACGTTATGTTGGGAAAATAAACAAAAGCGCATTTTTGAAGTTGCTGAAAATGTGAAGGAGATGGAAGAAAAGTATGAACATGAGTGAAATGCAGGCGATGATTGTAGAAGAAATGAAAGTGAAACCGAGTATTGATAGTGCTGAAACGATTAAAGAGATTCAACATTTTATCGAACAATACCTCCATGCACATACGTTCGTTAAGACGTTAGTGCTCGGGATTTCTGGAGGTCAAGATTCCACTTTAGCAGGAAAACTTGTGCAGCTCGCTGTTGAAAACATGAGAAACGCTTCGGGTAGAGATGTTCAATTTATTGCGGTGAAGTTGCCGTATGGTGTACAAAAAGACGCCGATGAAGTCGAGGATGCGTTGAAGTTCATTCAGCCTGACCGTATCGTGACTGTAAATATCAAACCAGCTGTCGATCAAAGTGTGCAGTCGTTACAAGAAGCGGGCATTACTTTAAGTGATTTTCATAAAGGGAATGAAAAGGCTCGAGAACGCATGAAAGTGCAATATGCGATAGCGGCAAATACGAGCGGGATCGTTGTCGGTACAGATCATTCTGCAGAAAATATTACGGGCTTTTTCACCAAACATGGAGACGGTGCGGCAGACATTGCGCCACTATTCGGTTTAAACAAACGTCAAGGTCGTCAACTGTTACAATATTTAGACGCACCCGCACATTTATATGAAAAAGTGCCAACTGCGGATTTAGAGGATGACAAACCCCAACTTCCGGACGAAGAAGCTTTAGGCGTGACTTATGAAGCAATTGATAATTATCTTGAAGGTAAAGGCGTATCACCTGAAGATGCAACAATAATCGAGCGTCACTACGTTAGAAATGCACATAAACGTGAATTGGCATACACACGTTTTTCATGGCCTAAATCAGATAAGTAATGACAAATATAACAGAACTTGATACAATGAGCTAGATTTTTAAAAGGAAAAGAGGGTGCGTATGAGTTTAATCAATGACAATCCTTGGCTAATGCTCATTGCCATTTTCGTCATTAACGTTGCCTATGTCACAGCACTGACGATGCGTGTGATTTTAACGTTAAAAGGTTACCGTTATGTTGCGGCACTTGTTAGTTTTGTAGAAGTGTTTGTCTATATTATCGGTTTAGGTTTGGTAATGTCGAGCTTAGATCAATTTCAAAATATTATTGCCTATGCTCTTGGTTTCTCTGTAGGGATTATTGTAGGAATGAAAATAGAAGAAAAACTCGCACTCGGTTATTCGGTCGTCAATGTTACGACAGCGGACTATGAGTTAGATTTGCCTCGTCAGCTGCGTGCATTAGGATATGGTGTGACGCACTTTGGTGCACATGGCCGTGACGGTGACCGTTTAGTGATGCAAATTTTAACACCACGTCGTTATGAATTGAAATTAATGGATACGATTAAACAATTGGATCCTAAAGCATTTATTATTGCGTACGAACCTCGAAATATTCACGGTGGTTTCTGGGTTAAAGGCGTAAGAAGTAAAAAAGTAAAGGCGTATGATACAGATGAAATTTAAAGTTGAACCTGATGAAACGATTCAAGATTGTTTAGCTAGAATGAAAGCTGCAGGATTTATGCCAGTGAAACGATTTGAAAAGCCCGTGTTTATCGAAAATGAGCACGGTGAAATTGAAGTGTTAAGACAAGAAATTGAATTTACAGGTAAAAAAATACCGGATACATTTGAATCATAAGAAAAAGGCAGCGCATAACGGTTGAACATGTGCTGTCTTTTTTATGGCTATCGCGTGCATTGCAAGAGGTTAAAGCCATCCCATTATAATGTGATGTTCGAAAAAGAGATATCGAATGTTTTGGCAATTTAACTTTTAAATGTTCGTCTTTATTATGAGTCGTTAAGCATGAGACAAGAACTTGAATTCCCAAAATCGAGTATGTAAAAATGCAAATGAAAGTGCGCTAAACTTTGAAATAACAATATTTTGATGGATGGAATGCATTGGAATTTGGCGTGCGTTTGAATAAAATTAACAAATTGATACGAATATGCATTTGAGGCTTGATTACGAACGATAAATTTGTTTGAATAATACATGTACATGATTGATTGTTTTGATACAATGAAACTAACATTACAAGATTGGAGTTTAATAAACATGATCGAACGTTATTCAAGAGAAGAAATGGCTCAAATTTGGACGGATCAAAATCGTTATGAAGCTTGGTTAGAAGTGGAAATCCTTGCGAGTGAAGCATGGAGTGAGTTAGGTTACATTCCGAAAGAAGATGTGAAAAAGATTCGCCAACATGCACGTGTAGATGTCGACCGTGCAAAAGAAATCGAACTAGAAACACGCCATGACGTTGTCGCTTTCACACGTCAAGTCTCAGAAACTTTAGGTGAAGAGCGTAAATGGGTACATTATGGTTTGACTTCAACAGATGTTGTAGATACAGCGTTAAGTTATCAAATTAAACAAGCGAATGACATTTTAGAGCAAGACATTCAACGTTTCATTGATGTGTTAGCAGCAAAAGCGAAAAAGTATAAAACCACATTAATGATGGGTCGTACACATGGTGTGCATGCTGAGCCAACGACTTTTGGTTTAAAAATGGCGTTATGGTATGCAGAAATGCAACGTAACATGGAGCGTTTCAAAAATGTAAGAACTGAAATCGAAGTCGGTAAAATGAGTGGTGCAGTGGGAACGTTCGCCAACATTCCGCCTGAAATTGAAGCCTATGTTTGTAAACATTTAGGTATTGGGACTGCGCCGATTTCTACACAAACATTACAACGTGATCGTCATGCATACTACATTGCGACGTTAAGCTTAATTGCAACTTCTCTTGAAAAATTTGCTGTTGAAGTACGTAACCTTCAAAAAACAGAAACACGTGAAGTAGAAGAAGCATTTGCTAAAGGACAAAAAGGCTCTTCAGCAATGCCACACAAACGTAATCCAATCGGTTCTGAAAACATAACAGGTATTGCGCGTGTGATTCGCGGTTACTTAACGACTGCATATGAAAATGTCGCATTATGGCATGAACGTGATATTTCACACTCTTCAGCTGAACGTATTATGTTGCCGGATGTAACGATTGCATTAGATTATGCATTAAACCGTTTCACAAACATTATTGACCGTTTAACAGTTTATGAAGAAAATATGACTGAAAATATGAATAAAACGTTTGGTCTGATTTATTCACAACGTGTGCTACTTGCGCTTATTGATAAAGGCATGGTCCGTGAAGCAGCTTATGATACAGTACAACCAAAAGCAATGGAATCATGGCAAACGAAAACGCCATTTAGAGAACTTGTAGAAGCGGATACGACAATTACTGATAAGCTTTCAAAAGAAGAACTCGATGCGTGTTTTGACCCTAGACATCACTTGAACCAAGTTGATACAATATTTAAAAGAGTCGGTTTAGAATAATTTCACTACACTTTAATCTATTAATCCGTTAAAATAGTGATAGACTATGAATATAGGGGTTGTTCTCATGCAAATAGAAAAATTACGCGGAAAAGCTTTGGACGAGTTATTTGATGCAATATTAACTTTGGAGACACGTGAGGAATGTTATCAGTTTTTTGATGATTTATGTACAGTGAACGAATTGCAATCTTTATCACAACGTCTCCAAGTTGCAAAAATGATCAAGCAAGGTTATACGTATGCAACGATTGAAAAAGAATCAGGTGCTTCAACGGCGACCATTTCTCGTGTGAAACGTTCTTTGCAATGGGGAAATGATGCCTACACAATGATTCTAGACCGTATGAATATTGAAACTAAATTGTAACTGAATGAGATAAGTAAAACAAAAAGACTTCTTTCGACATTGGCTTTTAATCAAGTGAATAGCGAAAGAAGTCTTTTATTTTCGAGACCGTTAATATGCCGCGCTTTATAGTTAAAAAATGTATTTCTTTTTGATGAAAACGTAGCAGATGCACTTTGGTTGATGATAGCAAACATTTTTGCGAAGTGGCTAATTAGTGTTAAAACCATGACCAAAGTCCGTACCTTTACTTTCAAATGAGCCATATACCCACATGTTCATATTAAACGCAGTAGCTATATAGATCACGTTAATTGAGTGAGATGCATGACATTGCTCTCCTCCTTTGCTTCTGTTCATGCGAGATTGCCGGATGGACGAGACTCCCGAGGGAATGCGTGCATACTGCTGACAGTCGCTTCTTTACTTTAATAGTGGTTG
Above is a genomic segment from Staphylococcus delphini containing:
- the purB gene encoding adenylosuccinate lyase codes for the protein MIERYSREEMAQIWTDQNRYEAWLEVEILASEAWSELGYIPKEDVKKIRQHARVDVDRAKEIELETRHDVVAFTRQVSETLGEERKWVHYGLTSTDVVDTALSYQIKQANDILEQDIQRFIDVLAAKAKKYKTTLMMGRTHGVHAEPTTFGLKMALWYAEMQRNMERFKNVRTEIEVGKMSGAVGTFANIPPEIEAYVCKHLGIGTAPISTQTLQRDRHAYYIATLSLIATSLEKFAVEVRNLQKTETREVEEAFAKGQKGSSAMPHKRNPIGSENITGIARVIRGYLTTAYENVALWHERDISHSSAERIMLPDVTIALDYALNRFTNIIDRLTVYEENMTENMNKTFGLIYSQRVLLALIDKGMVREAAYDTVQPKAMESWQTKTPFRELVEADTTITDKLSKEELDACFDPRHHLNQVDTIFKRVGLE
- a CDS encoding DUF2179 domain-containing protein, with amino-acid sequence MSLINDNPWLMLIAIFVINVAYVTALTMRVILTLKGYRYVAALVSFVEVFVYIIGLGLVMSSLDQFQNIIAYALGFSVGIIVGMKIEEKLALGYSVVNVTTADYELDLPRQLRALGYGVTHFGAHGRDGDRLVMQILTPRRYELKLMDTIKQLDPKAFIIAYEPRNIHGGFWVKGVRSKKVKAYDTDEI
- the nadE gene encoding ammonia-dependent NAD(+) synthetase; the encoded protein is MSEMQAMIVEEMKVKPSIDSAETIKEIQHFIEQYLHAHTFVKTLVLGISGGQDSTLAGKLVQLAVENMRNASGRDVQFIAVKLPYGVQKDADEVEDALKFIQPDRIVTVNIKPAVDQSVQSLQEAGITLSDFHKGNEKARERMKVQYAIAANTSGIVVGTDHSAENITGFFTKHGDGAADIAPLFGLNKRQGRQLLQYLDAPAHLYEKVPTADLEDDKPQLPDEEALGVTYEAIDNYLEGKGVSPEDATIIERHYVRNAHKRELAYTRFSWPKSDK
- a CDS encoding YerC/YecD family TrpR-related protein; its protein translation is MQIEKLRGKALDELFDAILTLETREECYQFFDDLCTVNELQSLSQRLQVAKMIKQGYTYATIEKESGASTATISRVKRSLQWGNDAYTMILDRMNIETKL
- a CDS encoding NETI motif-containing protein codes for the protein MKFKVEPDETIQDCLARMKAAGFMPVKRFEKPVFIENEHGEIEVLRQEIEFTGKKIPDTFES